A genomic region of Pseudoalteromonas piscicida contains the following coding sequences:
- a CDS encoding Fur family transcriptional regulator codes for MLDMLYCINSWMDYVVIAVNKTQRNFILKQAQAKCQSLGLRLTEKRQGVLEILLQTVEPLSAYELTDKYNKSTSSPILAMSVYRILEFLESVNLAHRIHSANKYIACKSLDGACHHHLSVILVCKSCHQIEEIDSVQEAAKHLFEAVESTGFSAANARLELPGLCNLCKAKLDK; via the coding sequence ATGCTCGATATGTTATATTGTATCAATAGTTGGATGGATTATGTCGTCATTGCCGTGAACAAAACTCAACGAAATTTTATTCTCAAACAGGCTCAAGCAAAATGCCAATCGTTAGGGCTGCGTTTAACTGAAAAACGACAGGGCGTGCTAGAAATATTATTGCAAACAGTCGAGCCGCTATCAGCGTATGAACTTACTGACAAATACAATAAAAGCACCAGCTCTCCTATTCTAGCAATGTCCGTGTACCGCATTCTTGAATTCTTAGAATCAGTCAATCTGGCACACCGGATCCATTCTGCAAATAAATATATAGCCTGTAAGAGTCTAGATGGTGCGTGCCATCACCATCTATCCGTGATCTTAGTCTGCAAATCCTGCCATCAAATAGAAGAAATAGATTCTGTTCAAGAGGCTGCCAAGCATCTATTTGAAGCGGTAGAAAGCACTGGATTTTCAGCTGCAAATGCACGCTTAGAGTTGCCTGGCTTATGTAACCTTTGCAAAGCCAAACTTGACAAATAG
- a CDS encoding dihydroorotase, giving the protein MKNTLIKNAIVVNENQSQECDVLIVDNRINKIASSITAQPNDNIVDATGYFLLPGMIDDQVHFREPGLTQKGNIASESRAAVAGGITSYMEMPNVSPATTTIEALEQKYAIASRSSLANYSFYLGATEDNLEQIKRLDAKKYCGVKVFMGASTGDLLVEHPQALDAIFRESPTLIVTHCEDGRVIEKNLSMCIGRSGSLIIQDHPIIRDVEACYSSSSYAVSLAKQYRSDLHVLHITTEKELSLFPSGDIRDKHITAEACVHHLWFSQEDYALQGNLIKCNPAIKAKSDRDALLAAVRNNQIDIIATDHAPHTWQEKQLPYQQAPAGLPLVEHALLSLLDHVHHQRLSIEQLVEKVAHNPALRYHIVDRGFIREGYYADLVLVNPHHETLTCHQKTHYHCGWTPFDGHRFSAKVLKTWVNGSLVYDGQQPLNTPTAAMPLIFNR; this is encoded by the coding sequence ATGAAAAACACACTGATAAAAAATGCAATTGTGGTCAACGAGAATCAATCACAAGAATGTGATGTACTTATCGTTGATAACAGAATAAACAAAATTGCAAGCTCAATAACTGCGCAGCCAAATGACAATATTGTGGATGCGACAGGTTATTTTCTACTCCCTGGAATGATAGACGACCAAGTACATTTCCGTGAGCCCGGCTTAACACAGAAGGGGAATATAGCCTCAGAATCCAGAGCTGCTGTGGCAGGTGGTATCACCAGCTATATGGAAATGCCAAACGTAAGCCCTGCGACTACAACCATTGAAGCTCTTGAACAGAAATACGCGATTGCGTCTAGAAGCTCGCTGGCAAACTATAGTTTTTACTTAGGGGCAACCGAAGATAATTTAGAACAAATAAAACGTTTAGATGCGAAGAAGTACTGCGGTGTTAAAGTTTTTATGGGGGCATCAACAGGCGATCTACTCGTTGAGCATCCACAAGCACTCGACGCAATTTTCAGAGAAAGTCCAACCCTAATTGTCACCCACTGTGAAGATGGAAGAGTGATTGAAAAGAATTTATCCATGTGCATCGGACGCAGTGGCAGTTTAATAATTCAAGATCACCCCATCATTCGTGACGTCGAAGCGTGTTATTCATCCTCTTCGTACGCTGTATCTTTAGCGAAACAATATCGTAGCGATTTACATGTACTGCATATCACAACAGAAAAAGAATTGAGCTTATTCCCTTCAGGCGATATTCGCGACAAACATATTACGGCAGAAGCATGTGTTCATCATTTGTGGTTCAGTCAAGAAGATTATGCACTGCAGGGTAACCTAATAAAATGCAACCCAGCGATTAAAGCGAAAAGCGATCGTGATGCTTTGTTAGCAGCGGTACGAAATAATCAAATAGATATTATCGCTACTGATCACGCACCTCATACTTGGCAAGAAAAGCAACTCCCCTACCAGCAAGCACCTGCGGGTTTACCTTTAGTTGAACATGCATTGTTAAGCTTGCTCGACCATGTGCATCATCAGCGTTTATCTATAGAGCAGCTCGTTGAGAAGGTGGCACATAATCCAGCGTTAAGATATCACATTGTAGATAGAGGCTTTATTCGTGAAGGATACTATGCTGACTTGGTACTCGTGAACCCTCATCACGAAACGCTCACTTGCCATCAGAAAACACACTATCACTGTGGCTGGACCCCGTTCGACGGTCACCGTTTTTCAGCAAAAGTTTTAAAAACTTGGGTGAATGGCAGTCTCGTTTATGACGGCCAACAACCGCTTAATACACCCACAGCCGCTATGCCACTAATTTTTAATCGCTAG